In Zingiber officinale cultivar Zhangliang chromosome 6A, Zo_v1.1, whole genome shotgun sequence, a single genomic region encodes these proteins:
- the LOC121996733 gene encoding uncharacterized protein LOC121996733 — protein MTVARALSRTISGDLRIGGGRGGVGFCGRNFCFAAFILAVVILTVLVSIYQPADPLLRPPAAASQLTSFLASTSNATFLPDGSVLRTGEDFLNSSSSAAAPFIGISDVNSSSSNGAAVVPACDPAAPIDCGDPELFHLLMRAAIEALPDLHFYRFGKPVAVAGDPGSCDIDWRFRPKDAVQPMLYKDFRRFHLSRSPNCAVSVSKIEAFHSGVGARKKADEAANATEFVVGEPLEDSLPAVISEAAFAAGRYLVYAGGGDRCKSMNHYLWSFLCALGEAQFLNRTLVMNMDLCLSSMYTGRGQDEEGKDFRFYFDFERLKKSASVIEQGHFWTEWGKRHKLDGLKLYYVDDFKVTPMSLVGINDSLIMRQFSEVEPDNYWYRVCEGKTESAIQRPWHLLWKSRRLMDIVSAITSRMNWDFDSVHLVRGEKAKNTEIWPNLAADTSLEKLLVTLKDKVEEGRQLYIATREPDTSSFEPLKEAYSTYFLDDFKDLWDENSEWYLESKELNNGVPVEFDGYMRIEVDTEVFLRGEKQLETFNDLTSDCRHGVHTC, from the coding sequence ATGACGGTCGCTCGGGCGTTGAGCCGCACGATCTCAGGCGACCTCCGCATCGGCGGTGGCCGAGGCGGCGTTGGGTTCTGCGGCCGCAACTTTTGCTTCGCCGCCTTCATCCTCGCGGTTGTCATCTTAACCGTCCTCGTCTCCATCTACCAGCCTGCCGATCCACTCCTCCGACCCCCCGCCGCCGCCTCCCAGCTCACCTCCTTCCTCGCTTCCACCTCCAACGCAACTTTCCTCCCCGACGGCTCTGTCCTCCGCACGGGCGAAGACTTCCTCAATTCCTCTTCTTCCGCTGCCGCTCCATTCATTGGCATATCTGATGTCAACTCCAGCTCGTCCAATGGCGCCGCCGTCGTCCCCGCCTGCGACCCCGCTGCCCCTATCGACTGCGGAGACCCGGAGCTCTTCCACCTTCTGATGCGGGCTGCCATCGAGGCCCTCCCGGATCTCCACTTCTACCGCTTTGGAAAGCCGGTGGCTGTCGCCGGGGACCCGGGGTCCTGCGACATTGATTGGCGGTTCCGTCCTAAGGACGCCGTCCAACCCATGCTCTATAAAGACTTCCGCCGCTTCCACCTGAGCCGATCCCCAAATTGCGCCGTCTCCGTCTCCAAGATCGAGGCTTTTCACTCGGGCGTAGGCGCCCGCAAAAAGGCCGATGAGGCGGCCAACGCGACAGAGTTTGTTGTCGGGGAGCCGCTCGAAGATTCCCTCCCGGCAGTCATTTCCGAGGCTGCTTTCGCTGCCGGCCGATACCTCGTGTACGCGGGCGGCGGTGACCGCTGCAAGAGCATGAACCACTACCTATGGAGCTTCCTCTGCGCACTAGGCGAAGCGCAGTTCTTGAACCGAACTCTCGTCATGAACATGGACCTTTGCCTCTCCTCAATGTACACCGGCAGGGGCCAGGACGAGGAAGGCAAGGACTTCAGGTTCTACTTCGACTTCGAACGCTTGAAGAAATCTGCTTCGGTGATAGAGCAGGGCCATTTCTGGACCGAATGGGGGAAACGGCACAAGCTGGACGGGCTAAAACTCTACTATGTGGACGACTTCAAGGTCACGCCCATGTCGCTCGTCGGCATCAACGACTCATTGATCATGAGGCAGTTCAGCGAGGTCGAGCCGGATAACTACTGGTACAGAGTGTGCGAGGGCAAGACGGAGTCCGCCATCCAACGACCATGGCACCTCTTGTGGAAGTCCCGGAGGTTAATGGACATAGTGTCTGCTATCACGTCGAGGATGAACTGGGACTTCGATTCGGTTCACCTTGTAAGAGGGGAGAAGGCGAAGAACACCGAGATCTGGCCCAACCTCGCTGCTGATACTTCACTGGAGAAGCTTCTTGTTACGCTCAAGGATAAGGTTGAGGAGGGAAGGCAGTTGTACATTGCCACCAGGGAGCCTGATACTTCCTCGTTTGAGCCTTTGAAGGAGGCGTATTCCACATACTTCCTTGATGATTTCAAGGACTTATGGGATGAGAACAGTGAGTGGTATTTAGAGTCCAAGGAGCTCAATAATGGTGTTCCTGTGGAATTTGATGGCTACATGAGAATTGAGGTGGACACTGAAGTGTTCTTGAGGGGGGAGAAGCAATTGGAGACTTTCAATGACCTCACCAGTGATTGCAGGCATGGTGTTCATACCTGTTGA